GAAAAAGAAGGAAGCCCTTGCGGCGGGCCGGTCCTGGCGGAACGACCGCCGCTATGCGGACATCACCGATGGCGAGGCGCAAGCCCTGGAGGCCGAGGGCCGCAAGCCGGTCATCCGGCTCAAGATCCCCGAGGGGAAGACCGTATTCCGGGACCGGATCCTGGGTGAGATCGCGGTGGAGAACGAGACCATCGACGATTTCGTCATCGTCCGGTCCAACGGCACGCCCCTGTACCACCTGGCCGTGGTGGCCGACGACGTGGACATGAACGTGTCTCACGTAATCCGCGGCATCGACCACGTCACCAACACCACCAAGCATATCCACCTGTTCCAGGCCCTGGGTGCCGAACTGCCGGATTTCGCCCATCTACCCAGCATCCTGGGGGAGGACAAGAAGAAGCTGTCGAAGCGTCACGGCGCCGTGTCCGTCTCCGAATACCGCGACGCCGGCTACCTGCCCGACGCCGTGGTCAACTTCCTCTCGCTGCTCGGGTGGCAGACCGGCGACGACCAGGAGTTCTTCACCCGCGCCGAACTCATGGAGCGGTTCTCCCTGGACCAGGTCCACAAGCGGGACACCGTCTTCGACCTGCGCAAATTCGAGTGGCTCAACGGCCAACACATCATGACCCGCTCCAACGAGGAGCTGTGGACGCTGGCGATGCCGTTCCTGGTACGTGCGGGACTCATCGGCGGCGGACAGCCAGGCGGGCAGGTTGACAGTCTGTCAGGCGGTCAGCCCGTAGACCACGACTACGCGATGGAAGTCGTCGGCCTGCTGCGGGAACGGTGCCGCACGCTGGCCGATTTCGCGGTGCAGGGGAGGTTTTTCTTCACGGACGACTTCGACTACAATCCCAAGGCCGTCCGGAAGCACTGGGCAAAAGAACCGGATGCCGTGGCAGCGCGGATCGGATGGCTTCGCGATGAATTCGCCGCGCTTGCACAGTTCGACACGGAGGCGGTAGAGGAGGTCGTCCGGAATCTGTCGGAACGGGAAGGATTGAAGGCAGCCCAGTTCATCCATCCCTGCCGCGTAGCGCTGACCGGAGAAATGGCCGGACCGTCCCTGTTCCATTTGATCGCCGTCCTGGGGAAAGAGACGTGTGTCGACCGTTTGGCAAAGGCACTGGTGCGCCTGCCGGAGGTGGTCGAAGAGGCGGCGATTGGTCAAGGATAATGCCCATGATGCAAGACGAAGCGCGAAGTGGTTGACGAAAACAGGCGTTGGAAAGTAAACAGACAAGGAAAGCAGACAGTACTGGAGAGCAACAAACCTGGAGAAGGGACAGAGCGATGTCAGATCAAAACGCCACCGAGAAACTCAGCTATTCGATTACGATAAACGCTTCGAGGGAACAGGTGTGGCAGGCCCTGTTCGAGGACGAATCTTTTCGAAGGTGGACGAGCCTTTTCGCCGAAGGGTCCTACTTTGTCGGGGACTGGAGCGAAGGCAGTGAAATTCGGTTCCTGAACGCGGGGAGCGACGGCATGATCAGCATGATCGACGCAAACCGGCCCCACGAGTTCATGTCCATACGGCATCTCGGGTATATTGTCAATGGCGTGGAGGACACGGAAAGCGACGAGGTGAAAGCATGGACGCCGGCGTTCGAGAACTACACGCTGAAGGACGTGGAAGGCGGCACCCACCTGACCGTTGTAACGGATACGTTCAACGACTACGTGGAGTACTTCAACGAGACCTGGCCCAAGGGGTTGGACGAGATCAAGCGGATCGCCGAAGGTTGACCGGCGTTTTCTATTGTCCTACTGCCCTTGGGGGCTCGTTGGTGGCCGACTCGAGGGTGGATGCTCGTGGACGATCAAAGGTATTTCATCATACCGACGATCAGCGCGGACATGGTGATCATACATATCATCATCTTGTTGACGGCGCTGCTGATCTGCTTTTCCAGGTCTGATTTCATCGCAGCCATCTCGGCCCTTATAACAACCAGATCTTCCTTCGTGGCGTAGCGCTCCATCTTCGCACTTAACGAATCAACGCGAGACTTAAGTTCCTCCAGATCCTCCTTCGTGGCGAAACGCTCCAGGTCTTCTTTCGTCGCGAATCCGGCCAAATCCTCTTTGGTCGCGAATCGCTTCAGGTCTTCCTTCGTCGCGAACTTTTCAAGAAAGGCCTTAGTTGCGAATCGCTCCATCTTCGCGCTTAGCGCATCCAAACGAGATTTAAGTTCCTCCAGATCCTCTTTCTTCGCGAATCCCGCGAGATCTGTCTTCGTCACAAGGTCGTTCCGGCTCCACGTCATCGCCTTGACGATGGCT
This DNA window, taken from Gemmatimonadota bacterium, encodes the following:
- the gltX gene encoding glutamate--tRNA ligase, whose product is MSRPVRVRFAPSPTGLLHIGSAHTGLFNWLFARREKGRFLLRIEDTDTARSRPEWVDAIFEVLEWMGMDWDEEVVYQSQRFDRHVARALALVDSGAAYRCYYLPEELEAKKKEALAAGRSWRNDRRYADITDGEAQALEAEGRKPVIRLKIPEGKTVFRDRILGEIAVENETIDDFVIVRSNGTPLYHLAVVADDVDMNVSHVIRGIDHVTNTTKHIHLFQALGAELPDFAHLPSILGEDKKKLSKRHGAVSVSEYRDAGYLPDAVVNFLSLLGWQTGDDQEFFTRAELMERFSLDQVHKRDTVFDLRKFEWLNGQHIMTRSNEELWTLAMPFLVRAGLIGGGQPGGQVDSLSGGQPVDHDYAMEVVGLLRERCRTLADFAVQGRFFFTDDFDYNPKAVRKHWAKEPDAVAARIGWLRDEFAALAQFDTEAVEEVVRNLSEREGLKAAQFIHPCRVALTGEMAGPSLFHLIAVLGKETCVDRLAKALVRLPEVVEEAAIGQG
- a CDS encoding SRPBCC domain-containing protein, which gives rise to MSDQNATEKLSYSITINASREQVWQALFEDESFRRWTSLFAEGSYFVGDWSEGSEIRFLNAGSDGMISMIDANRPHEFMSIRHLGYIVNGVEDTESDEVKAWTPAFENYTLKDVEGGTHLTVVTDTFNDYVEYFNETWPKGLDEIKRIAEG